TTTTCTTGTCCTTTGCTATCTTTATAGCGATCGTCGTCTCGTTCCCACCCAGAACGTAGATATGGTATGGCACGAGGCAATTATCCATACGGAAAAGTACCAAAAAACCTGTCTGGAACTGTTTGGCTACATAGTTCATCACTACCCAGATGTGGGGACGAGCGATGGCGAAAATCACCAGGCTATCGACACAGCTTTTGCTGAAACTTGTCAGTTGATGGACAAACACTTTACCTAATTTAGGAGAGATCGATCGTGACTAACTTAACTGCTGACACTAACTTTAGCAACCAGAACAACGTGCAACAAGCATCTATATGCTTCTGCCAGAAATACGATGTAATTCAACTTCCAACTGTAGATCTGCAACTATCAGATCTGACTGCCACTTTCCGCGCCTAACTTTGTAAATTTTACGGACTTCCAGATTCTCTGGGAGTCCGTTTTCTAGTATATGTTGAAAATATGAAGCAAGTTAATGGTTCATATCAATTCGATCGCCTCATCAGTAACATCCAAACCAAAGAAATCCAAAGGTTGAATTATCAATCCCAGATGCTGCAAAATTTAGAGCAAAAGATCTGGCAAAACGCTGGCTTAACTCCCACCATGCGGGTTCTAGATCTAGGTTGCGGTACGGGAAAAATTAGCTTGGCGATCGCTCAATATTTAACTCATGGCTCTATTATAGGCGTAGATCGCAGCCCGACGATGATTTCCGAAGCAGAAGCCCGCACCAGGGATAGTCTCACCTTTCAACTGGGAAATAGCGATAATCTCGATTTTCCCGACTCCAGCTTCGATTTCGTTTACGCTCGATTGCTGTTTCAACATTTAAGCGATCCTCAAACGACTTTAACCGAAATTAAGCGCGTCCTCAAGCCAGGAGGTATTGCTTGTCTGGTGGATGTAGATGATGATTGGGTCATGTTTCATCCAGCGATCGCATCAATGGTAACCTTCCAAGAAGCTGTAGTCAAAGCACAACTAGAACAAGGGGGAGATCCGCACGTCGGGCGCAAGTTAGGCAGTTATTTGGCTGATGTGGGATTTGGACGGGTGAAAACGGCGATTGAAATTGTCAGCAGCGACTTGCTTCAAAATAATGTAGAGGGAAGTGTGGGCTTTGCAGCTTTTCTAGATTTATTATCCTTTGGAGCGGCTTTTCACGATCGCCATCCCGATTTAATTACTCTCGGTGCTAAAGCTAAAAGCGATGCTCGTAAGTTGTTAGACTTACCCTACGTTTGGGGGGCTTTTGGTTTGTTTGTGGTAACTGGATTGAAGCTTTAAGATGACAGTAGCAAACTTCCAAAATGCAGCTACATGGCAACTCCAAAGCCCCCAGCTAACGAACCCCACGACCAATTTATCAAGCAGTTTGTACCGATAGTTTTAAAAAATTCGTTTCATAGCGAAACTAGCGTGTCGGTGCAATTATCTGAAGAATTGGCAATTGATGTTTTGTGCAGGGCGATTGCACCAGAGGTCACAATCGAACCAGATCCCAATTTAGGTTTATGAGGTCGTTTAGTCGCCGTTCACCCCACCCTAATTATCGAGCATTATAGCGGTTATTTAGATTTAGAAGATATAGATTCCTGCATTTTAAGAAGTGCTATCTATTGGGAGCTAAATAAATCTAACGCCGATAAATCCCGAAAAACTAGAGTTACCAAAGATTCAGTCCGAGAGCGCTCCCCTTTACATCTAGATCGTCCCTTTACTTGGATTTTGGCAGCTAAGTGCGGTGAAAATACTTTAAGAAGGTGGAATGCGATTCCAGATCCCGAATTGGGAGCGCACGTCTATCGATTAGCCGCGCCTGGTTTATCTATAGGAATCGTTGATATTGAGTCATTACCCTACAATAATGACACTTTGTTGCTAAAAATGTTAGGTAAAGCGGAAAGCGCCAAGCTAGCTTTTTCAGATATCCTCAAGCTAGACCCGAACCTAGAATTGAGACAAGATATCATAGAAGTGTCAATCAAACACTGCATTTATCTAGAGCAATTTAGAGCGCAATTAACGACAGGGGAGCTAGATTTTATGACTTACGTTCAAGAGGTGGAAGAAACCTATCAGCGATGGGTAAAACAGAGACGGGCTGAAGGGATTCGCGAAGGGACAATTAGAGCAGCTTGCAAAATGGTACGCAATAAGTTTGGGATTGATGCTTCAAATCCAGGTGCAGGAGCTAACCCCAGCCTGTCAGTTCGCATTTCTCAACTGAGCGAATCGCAACTCGATGAATTTACTGCCAAAATCTTTGAATGGCAACAACCAAATGAAATGATAGCTTGGTTGGAAGATTCTGCAAGGTTTGTTAAGAGCAAGGGTTAAGGAGTTGGATATTAAGAGATTGACACATACAATTAATTTCGTTTAGGTACTTATTTGATTTACTTCCTTAACGAATGACCTATAT
This genomic interval from Merismopedia glauca CCAP 1448/3 contains the following:
- a CDS encoding glycine-rich domain-containing protein — translated: MLTSIKPDLKDFLEKLNRVNFGDIAYRLIQREGWSLEQATTSIEEYRRFLVLCYLYSDRRLVPTQNVDMVWHEAIIHTEKYQKTCLELFGYIVHHYPDVGTSDGENHQAIDTAFAETCQLMDKHFT
- a CDS encoding class I SAM-dependent methyltransferase codes for the protein MKQVNGSYQFDRLISNIQTKEIQRLNYQSQMLQNLEQKIWQNAGLTPTMRVLDLGCGTGKISLAIAQYLTHGSIIGVDRSPTMISEAEARTRDSLTFQLGNSDNLDFPDSSFDFVYARLLFQHLSDPQTTLTEIKRVLKPGGIACLVDVDDDWVMFHPAIASMVTFQEAVVKAQLEQGGDPHVGRKLGSYLADVGFGRVKTAIEIVSSDLLQNNVEGSVGFAAFLDLLSFGAAFHDRHPDLITLGAKAKSDARKLLDLPYVWGAFGLFVVTGLKL